In Tistrella mobilis, the genomic window TCGTCTATGACGGTGCCGATATGAGCAAGCCCGCCGAGATCGAGGCGCTGTTCGCCAATGCGGCCCCGAACGGGATCGACATCCTGGTCAACAATGCCGGCATCCAGCATGTGGCGAAGATCGAGGATTTCCCGGTCGGGCAGTGGGACCGGATCATTGCGATCAACCTGTCCTCCGCCTTCCACACCAGCCGGCTGGCGCTGCCGGGCATGAAGGCGAAGGGCTGGGGCCGGATCCTGAACATCGCCTCGGCCCATGGCCTGGTCGGCTCGGCCGAGAAATCTGCCTATGTTGCGGCCAAGCACGGCATCGTCGGCCTGACCAAGGTGACCGCGCTCGAGACCGCCGAGACCGGCGTCACCTGCAATGCGATCTGCCCGGGCTGGGTGCGCACGCCGCTGGTCGAGCGCCAGATCGAGGCCAAGTCGCAGGAGCACGGCATCTCGATCGAGGAAGCCAGCCGCGACCTGCTGGCCGAGAAACAGCCGACGCTGCGCTTCACCACCCCGGAACAGCTGGGCGGCGTGGCGGTCTTCCTGTGCAGCGCGGCGGCCGACAACATCACC contains:
- a CDS encoding 3-hydroxybutyrate dehydrogenase; this encodes MSLKGKTALVTGSTSGIGLAIARALALAGADLVLNGFGDAAQIEALVAEIQAEAGVKVVYDGADMSKPAEIEALFANAAPNGIDILVNNAGIQHVAKIEDFPVGQWDRIIAINLSSAFHTSRLALPGMKAKGWGRILNIASAHGLVGSAEKSAYVAAKHGIVGLTKVTALETAETGVTCNAICPGWVRTPLVERQIEAKSQEHGISIEEASRDLLAEKQPTLRFTTPEQLGGVAVFLCSAAADNITGISLPVDGAWTAR